One part of the Candida albicans SC5314 chromosome R, complete sequence genome encodes these proteins:
- a CDS encoding riboflavin kinase (Protein similar to S. cerevisiae Fmn1p, which is riboflavin kinase; predicted Kex2p substrate; Hap43p-repressed gene), with translation MTVSNNTSVTYPIQQQATIIAGFGRGSSELGIPTANIPINTELNKLEPGIYYGWCKLIPLTAQCDEIKKRVDGKDVLFNHGNELTNEERDIFPMVMSIGWNPYYHNKDKTAEVHIIHKFQKNFYGSKIEYVVLGYIRPELNFDSIDELIDTINSDIEFAKSKLKSDEESGKEYFTK, from the coding sequence ATGACAGTTTCTAACAACACTTCTGTCACTTATCctattcaacaacaagcaaCTATTATTGCCGGATTTGGAAGAGGATCATCTGAACTAGGAATCCCCACAGCTAATATTCCAATCAATACCGAGCTAAATAAGTTAGAACCAGGGATATATTATGGATGGTGTAAATTAATCCCATTAACAGCCCAATGTGACgaaatcaagaaaagaGTAGATGGCAAAGATGTATTATTCAATCATGGCAATGAATTGACCAATGAAGAAAGAGATATTTTCCCCATGGTGATGTCAATAGGTTGGAATCCTTATTATCACAACAAAGATAAAACTGCTGAAGTTCATATAATTCACAAGTTCCAGAAAAATTTCTATGGATCAAAGATTGAATATGTTGTATTAGGATATATCCGTCCAGAATTGAACTTTGATAGTATAGACGAGTTAATCGATACCATAAATTCCGACATTGAATTTGCTAAACTGAAATTAAAGAGTGACGAAGAAAGTGGCAAGGAATATTTCACGAAATGA
- the PPH3 gene encoding phosphoprotein phosphatase PP4 catalytic subunit (Putative catalytic subunit of protein phosphatase complex; functions with regulatory subunit Psy2p in dephosphorylation of Rad53p in response to DNA damage; dephosphorylates Rfa2p in G1 phase; ortholog of S. cerevisiae Pph3p) — protein MLNLDETIENIKQCKHIPEGDVEELCTKVIELLIEEANIQHIDTPVTICGDIHGQLHDLITLFKTGGELPDTQYLFLGDFVDRGFYSFESFLLLISLKLRYPDRITLIRGNHESRQITTVYGFYDECLRKYGSINVWRYCCEVFDYLSLGAIVGGSQGVFCIHGGLSPEIDTVDQIRVLDRKKEVPHEGGMCDLLWSDPELVNGWSISPRGAGYLFGENEVNKFLHDNNISLIARAHQLVMEGYKEMFNQGLVTVWSAPNYCYRCGNVASVLTIGDDLSREYKVFEASPHDIGSIPSRKPPVEYFI, from the exons ATGCTAAATCTAGATGA AACGattgaaaatatcaaaCAATGTAAACATATACCTGAAGGTGACGTTGAAGAGTTGTGTACCAAAGTAATagaattattgattgaagaAGCAAACATTCAACATATAGATACACCAGTGACCATATGTGGCGATATACACGGACAGTTACATGATTTAATCACACTTTTTAAAACAGGGGGAGAATTACCGGACACCCAGTATTTATTTCTTGGAGACTTTGTTGATCGGGGGttttattcatttgaaagtttcttattattgataagtTTGAAATTACGATATCCTGATCGAATAACATTGATTAGAGGAAATCATGAAAGTCGACAAATAACCACTGTTTATGGGTTCTACGATGAGTGTTTGCGTAAATACGGGTCAATAAATGTGTGGCGATATTGTTGTGAAGtgtttgattatttatcaTTAGGAGCAATTGTTGGTGGATCACAAGGAGTATTTTGTATTCATGGAGGGTTGAGTCCAGAAATCGATACAGTTGATCAAATACGGGTATTGGATCGAAAGAAAGAGGTACCACATGAAGGAGGAATGTGTGATTTGTTGTGGTCAGATCCTGAATTGGTTAACGGGTGGTCAATCAGTCCGCGAGGTGCTGGCTATTTGTTCGGGGAAAATGAAGTGAATAAATTCTTGCACGATAACaatatttcattgattgCAAGGGCTCATCAATTGGTTATGGAGGGATACAAAGAAATGTTCAATCAAGGATTAGTCACTGTGTGGTCAGCTCCTAATTATTGTTATCGATGTGGTAATGTTGCCAGTGTTTTAACAATTGGCGACGATTTATCAAGAGAGTATAAAGTGTTTGAAGCGTCACCACATGATATAGGATCAATTCCATCCAGAAAACCCCCAGTTGAATATTTCATATAG
- the TAL1 gene encoding sedoheptulose-7-phosphate:D-glyceraldehyde-3-phosphate transaldolase (Transaldolase; protein present in exponential and stationary growth phase yeast cultures; oxidative stress-induced via Cap1; induced by nitric oxide independent of Yhb1p; sumoylation target; rat catheter biofilm repressed): protein MSSNSLEQLKATGTTIVTDTGEFEQIAKYKPQDATTNPSLILAATKNPEYASVIDVAIEYAKDKGSSPKEKAEIALDRLLIEFGKNILDIVPGRVSTEVDARLSFDKEATVKKALELIDLYKQQGIEKDRILIKIASTWEGIQAARELESKHGIHCNLTLLFSFAQAVACAEAGVTLISPFVGRILDWYKASTGEEYTAETDPGVQSVKAIYNYYKKYGYKTIVMGASFRNTGEIKALAGCDFLTISPKLLEQLYNSTEEVPKQLDAATAKDEDVEKVTYVDDESAFRFALNEDAMATEKLSQGIRQFGKDAVTLLTELESRF, encoded by the coding sequence ATGTCCTCAAATTCATTAGAACAATTAAAAGCTACCGGTACCACTATCGTCACTGATACAGGTGAATTCGAACAAATTGCCAAATATAAACCACAAGATGCCACCACCAATCcatctttgattttggCTGCTACTAAGAACCCAGAATACGCTAGTGTCATTGACGTTGCCATTGAATACGCCAAGGACAAAGGTTCTTCACCAAAGGAAAAGGCTGAAATTGCCCTTGATAgattattgattgaattcGGTAAAAACATCTTGGACATTGTTCCAGGTAGAGTTTCTACTGAAGTTGATGCCAGATTATCTTTTGATAAAGAAGCTACTGTCAAGAAAGCTTTGGAATTGATCGACTTGTACAAGCAACAAggtattgaaaaagatagAATTTTGATCAAAATTGCCTCCACTTGGGAAGGTATTCAAGCCGCTAGAGAATTGGAATCCAAACACGGTATCCACTGTAACTTGACCTTGTTGTTCTCTTTTGCTCAAGCTGTTGCTTGTGCTGAAGCTGGTGTCACCTTGATCTCGCCATTCGTTGGTAGAATTTTGGACTGGTACAAGGCCTCCACTGGTGAAGAATACACTGCTGAAACCGACCCAGGTGTCCAATCTGTCAAAGCCATCTACAACTACTACAAGAAGTATGGTTATAAGACCATTGTTATGGGTGCTTCATTCAGAAACACCGGTGAAATCAAGGCTTTAGCTGGTTGTGATTTCTTGACCATTTCTCCAAAATTGTTGGAACAATTATACAACTCCACTGAAGAAGTTCCAAAACAACTAGATGCTGCTACCGCTAAGGATGAAGACGTTGAAAAAGTCACCtatgttgatgatgaatcaGCTTTCAGATTTGCCTTGAACGAAGATGCTATGGCTACTGAAAAATTATCTCAAGGTATCAGACAATTCGGTAAAGATGCTGTTACTTTGTTGACTGAATTAGAATCAAGATTTTAA
- a CDS encoding S-adenosylmethionine-dependent methyltransferase (Ortholog(s) have N-terminal protein N-methyltransferase activity, protein-lysine N-methyltransferase activity and role in N-terminal peptidyl-glycine methylation, chromatin silencing at rDNA, peptidyl-lysine dimethylation), with translation MSEDEISIEGDLFEEPEGFLPERPSSHFSTYKRKIPNAEPQEITMKLVGHNPLYGHLLWNAGIYTADYLDKHSDTLVQGKKILELGAASALPSLVCSLNHAKEVIVTDYPDPDLLSHMEYSFNDLKEKTKYELSPWKVKGYIWGHDLGELLFDEPGRKLAEEEKFDLIILSDLVFNHSEHHKLLDTCRQSLKRNGGKCLVVFSPHRPYLLQDDLSFFETAKQYQFKTEKIEMVTWKPMFEEDEETADIRARVYAFFLIPEWE, from the coding sequence ATGTCAGAAGATGAAATATCAATAGAAGGGgatttatttgaagaaCCAGAAGGGTTTCTTCCTGAACGTCCGTCATCCCATTTTTCAACCTATAAACGTAAAATACCCAATGCTGAGCCACAGGAAATAACAATGAAGTTGGTTGGTCATAACCCATTATATGGACATTTATTATGGAATGCCGGAATATACACAGCTGATTATTTAGATAAACATTCTGACACTTTGGTCCAAGGTAAGAAAATCTTGGAATTAGGTGCTGCTTCGGCATTACCATCCTTGGTATGCAGTCTTAATCATGCCAAAGAAGTAATTGTCACTGATTATCCTGATCCAGATTTATTATCTCATATGGAATATAGTTTTAACGATTTAAAGGAGAAGACCAAATACGAATTGAGTCCATGGAAAGTTAAGGGATATATCTGGGGGCACGATTTAGGGGAATTATTATTCGATGAGCCAGGAAGAAAATTAGCCGAAGAAGAGAAATTCGACTTGATTATATTATCTGATTTAGTGTTTAATCATTCAGAACATCATAAATTATTGGACACTTGTCGCCAAAgtttgaaaagaaatggtGGAAAATGTCTAGTGGTGTTTAGTCCTCATAGACCATATTTATTACAAGATGATTTGAGTTTCTTCGAAACTGCtaaacaatatcaattcaaaacggaaaaaattgaaatggTCACTTGGAAACCAATGTTTGaggaagatgaagaaacaGCCGATATTAGAGCCAGAGTATACGCATTCTTTTTAATACCCGAATGGGAATAA
- a CDS encoding uncharacterized protein (Predicted transmembrane transporter; rat catheter and Spider biofilm induced) — translation MNFYVFEESTRQCSIPSSTHNICSFIQKQCDTNYFKISELYYCYLTSSLPSLLLSSLLILVLLVVILISLSILVSNYLFQNLHNLTNVLGLNNQILSFILIPLTNSLPDILNYYIALDSGSTDLVIGQLMGSLLIMFTVIIGSISILNRGYIIDHPKILMLDLVIVLIVLILFSEILSDGKITNLECWTMITGYFLYILFLIFFDKDKLKESADEEQIWIEYSNNGSFTHPYNIEDAISILSSNDDEIASYGPVFSRSPSPLPDNTNSPNGSLSLSISSSSPRSSSPLCGPTESVTEESPLLLSVPGKFSTSESSPSISVNEDSEDEIIIQIPSRSKSFVQRAFDLVDCLFLTFVPYYRKIESNYSKTIICWYIMETTAIINYQFFQIPYKYVIPLSYIVAAILVHVQVSNNVQIVSISVAGLTVSLIIVSNLAIITLQLLKNLGVIWQISDYLLGLIVFAISNSLNDGITNVTISTKINPILGINSCIGTPLLIILLGIGGSGLIVTSRSHKDILFNLTDNVVISAAGLIFSICCLIIYLPWNNYRVDAKIGNFLLLLYIVMTGVEICLEY, via the coding sequence ATGAATTTCTACGTCTTTGAAGAAAGCACCAGACAATGTTCAATACCATCATCAACCCACAACATATGTTCATTTATACAGAAACAATGTGATacaaattatttcaaaatttcagaactttattattgttacttGACTTCATCATTACCAAGTTTATTGTTAAGCTCACTACTAATATTGGTTTTGCTAGTGGTCATCCTAATATCACTTAGTATATTGGTgtcaaattatttattccAAAACTTACACAACTTAACCAATGTGCTAGGGTTgaacaatcaaatattatcCTTTATATTAATTCCCTTAACAAACTCTCTACCTGATATACTAAACTATTATATAGCATTGGATTCTGGCTCTACCGATTTGGTCATTGGCCAACTAATGGGGTCCCTACTAATTATGTTCACTGTCATTATTGGATCGATTAGTATTTTAAATCGAGGGTACATAATAGATCACCCAAAAATACTTATGCTAGATTTGGTAATagtattgattgttttgattttgtttctgGAAATACTATCTGACGGGAAAATCACAAACTTGGAGTGTTGGACTATGATCACAGGATACTTTCTATACATCttgtttttgatattttttgaCAAAGATAAACTTAAAGAATCAGCAGATGAAGAGCAGATTTGGATTGAATACCTGAATAATGGCCTGTTCACTCATCCTTATAATATCGAGGACGCAATCAGTATTTTGTCCTCTAACGATGACGAAATTGCGAGCTATGGACCAGTTTTTTCCAgatcaccatcaccactACCAGACAACACAAACTCACCCAATGGGTCACtttctttatcaataaGCTCACTGTCGCCAAGATCGTCGTCACCATTATGTGGACCTACTGAACTGGTGACAGAAGAATCTCCATTGTTATTGTCAGTTCCTGGGAAATTCTCCACCTCCGAATCATCACCGTCTATTTCAGTGAATGAAGATTCAGAGGATGAGATTATCATCCAAATCCCATCACGATCCAAATCTTTTGTACAGCGAGCGTTTGATCTAGTTGACTGTTTGTTCTTGACTTTTGTCCCATACTATAGAAAGATAGAGTCCAATTACagtaaaacaataatatgTTGGTACATTATGGAAACCACCgccattatcaattatcaGTTCTTTCAAATCCCATACAAATACGTGATACCCTTATCGTACATAGTTGCTGCAATCTTGGTTCATGTACAGGTCTCCAACAACGTTCAGATAGTTTCTATTTCAGTGGCCGGATTAACTGTAAgtttaataattgtttcaaatttagCTATAATAACTTtgcaattattgaaaaaccTTGGTGTAATCTGGCAAATTTCCGATTATTTGTTGGGTCTAATCGTGTTTGCAATTAGCAATTCGCTAAATGATGGTATCACAAATGTAACCATTTCAACTAAAATAAACCCTATATTGGGTATAAATAGTTGTATTGGTACTcctttattgataatactATTAGGCATAGGTGGGAGTGGATTGATAGTCACCAGTAGATCGCATAAAGATATTTTGTTCAACTTAACTGACAATGTTGTAATTAGCGCTGCTGGATTAATTTTTAGTATTTGTTGCTTAATTATTTACTTGCCATGGAATAATTACCGAGTTGATGCTAAGATTGgtaatttcttgttgttgctatACATTGTCATGACAGGTGTAGAAATATGTTTAGAATATTGA
- the PRP42 gene encoding mRNA splicing protein (Putative component of the U1 snRNP, involved in splicing; ortholog of S. cerevisiae PRP42) — protein MSLINKQWSSISTELVQDPQNFELWQSLIEAAEWNEKRGINKSTSEEELNVLRTSYNSFLEKFPFQFKYWIRYAEWEFKLGNTSTAEQIYLRGLNTQLSHCIELWISYLNFKINTINDNISEILQKFEAARDLIGFHFFGFEFYELYLSFLDNYKNDNNEFEKKYYILLRIILEIPIYHYGIFYKKWFDLIDNLSKDEKLAKQIAPYIAPANEIATLASKKNTSIFNELKKRFTDAYIATQYHSFELYEFEKKLIPKNNKNPQQDNDLRSRQELDAWMSYIDYLEIKQYPIKFIELVYYRFLYNARNYPQTWSKFADYYIYHAKFNKARKILTDGVKYVDDYKLLIKLVDLEIFLKNYQRAINLLISYIQYNSNVPIPIRDKVHQVKQLIDQK, from the coding sequence ATGTCACTAATAAATAAGCAATGGTCGAGTATATCGACAGAACTAGTCCAGGACCCGCAAAATTTTGAACTCTGGCAGAGCTTGATCGAAGCAGCTGAATGGAATGAAAAACGAGGCATTAACAAATCAACTAGCGAGGAAGAATTGAACGTCTTAAGAACATCttataattcatttttagAGAAATTTCCAttccaattcaaatattggaTTCGATATGCTGAGTGGGAATTTAAATTGGGAAACACATCTACTGCAGAACAGATTTACTTACGAGGGTTGAATACCCAATTAAGCCATTGTATTGAGTTATGGATTTCCTATTTGAacttcaaaatcaacaccATAAACGATAACATTTCAGAAATTTTACAGAAATTTGAAGCTGCACGAGATTTGATTGGGTTCCATTTCTTTGGGTTTGAATTTTATGAATTGTATTTATCGTTTTTGGACAATTATAAAAATGATAACAATGAATTTGAGAAGAAATACTACATTCTATTAAGAATCATACTTGAAATACCTATTTACCACTATGGAATTTTCTACAAGAAATGGTTTGATCTAATAGATAATTTGTCGAAAGACGAAAAACTAGCTAAACAAATTGCACCATATATTGCCCCCGCCAACGAAATTGCTACCCTTGCATCGAAAAAGAACACCTCGATCTTCAacgaattgaaaaaacGATTCACCGATGCTTACATAGCAACACAATATCATAGTTTCGAGTTATAcgaatttgaaaaaaaattgataccCAAGAACAATAAGAATCCACAACaagataatgatttgaGATCACGACAGGAACTTGATGCCTGGATGAGCTATATTGATTATCTTGAGATAAAACAATACCCGATTAAATTTATCGAATTGGTATATTACAGGTTTTTATATAATGCCAGAAACTATCCACAAACCTGGAGTAAATTTGCTGATTACTATATATATCATGCAAAATTTAACAAggcaagaaaaattttgacCGATGGAGTAAAAtatgttgatgattataagttattgataaaattggttgatctagaaatctttttgaaaaactaTCAACGAGCTATAAACTTATTGATAAGTTACATTCAATACAATTCTAATGTTCCAATTCCAATACGTGATAAAGTTCATCAAGTTAAACAATTAATAGATCAAAAATGA
- the RPS30 gene encoding 40S ribosomal protein eS30 (Putative 40S ribosomal protein S30; colony morphology-related gene regulation by Ssn6; rat catheter biofilm repressed) codes for MGKVHGSLARAGKVKSQTPKVEKQEKPKKPQGRAYMRLLYTRRFVNVTLTNGKRKMNPSPASQ; via the exons ATG GGTAAAGTTCACGGTTCCTTAGCTCGTGCTGGTAAAGTTAAATCTCAAACTccaaaagttgaaaaacaagaaaaaccaaagaaaCCTCAAGGTAGAGCTTACATGAGATTATTGTACACTAGAAGATTCGTCAATGTTACTTTAACCAATGGTAAAAGAAAGATGAACCCATCTCCAGCTTCTCAATAA
- a CDS encoding uncharacterized protein (Protein of unknown function; Spider biofilm induced), which produces MSTSSKRQSNQSLSSSYGSIQAESASPRPIFRTGSKTNTSNILSATTTTQNNDTSGPHSPSSLTSGHPLLNNNSDNDNDEIEDITDIKPEDELNDYHLDLLNYKSITLENKGSVARDHMANERTFLAWLRTSLAFITLGIGITQLFRLEKPNSKIQTSSAVIPLSRTPHNGENSQIITRFGKPLGSVFIVLGMLTLLFGMKRYFQVQYFLTKDYYPATRLSIFVLISIILAIVVVTFGLVLKTSL; this is translated from the coding sequence aTGTCAACTTCTAGTAAAAGGCAATCTAATCAATCGTTATCATCGTCGTATGGTTCAATTCAAGCCGAATCGGCATCTCCTAGACCAATCTTTCGAACAGGCTCAAAGACTAATACATCAAACATATTATCTGCAACTACAACTACTCAAAACAACGATACATCAGGTCCCCATTCACCATCATCCCTAACATCAGGGCACCCATTGCTCAACAATAACAGCGACAATGATAATGACGAAATTGAGGATATCACCGATATTAAACCTGAAGATGAACTTAATGATTATCATCTAGATCttttgaattataaatCGATCACATTAGAAAATAAAGGATCAGTAGCTAGAGATCATATGGCCAATGAAAGAACTTTTTTAGCATGGTTAAGAACTTCATTAGCTTTTATTACATTAGGTATAGGTATAACTCAATTATTCCGATTAGAGAAGCCAAATTCGAAAATTCAGACTTCATCTGCAGTAATTCCTTTATCTCGAACTCCTCATAATGGAGAAAATTCACAAATAATCACTAGATTTGGTAAACCGTTAGGATCGGTTTTTATCGTTTTAGGAATGTTAACATTACTTTTTGGAATGAAACGATACTTTCAAGTTCAATACTTTTTAACTAAGGATTATTATCCAGCTACTCGATTAAGTATATTTGTGTTGATCTCTATTATTCTAGCCATTGTTGTGGTTACTTTTGGTTTGGTGTTAAAAACTTCCTTATAG
- the KRE1 gene encoding Kre1p (Cell wall glycoprotein; beta glucan synthesis; increases glucan content in S. cerevisiae kre1, complements killer toxin sensitivity; caspofungin induced; Spider/rat catheter/flow model biofilm induced; Bcr1-repressed in RPMI a/a biofilms), with product MNVNSVIYYILFLFASTILAADKTSSSVSPTLVWVTGTDANGKLATTQSTYYQSFMSTYTTAETPSSGSIGLGSISGTVGEIRTYSMTTISQGNGGLSKFNQNGLEMKNLSFVKLIGVSFIAFISFILLI from the coding sequence ATGAACGTTAACTCAGTCATATACTACATTTTATTCCTTTTTGCATCAACAATCCTTGCGGCAGATAAAACGTCCAGTTCAGTATCACCTACTTTAGTATGGGTCACAGGTACTGATGCCAATGGGAAATTAGCCACCACCCAATCAACATATTATCAAAGCTTTATGAGTACTTATACCACAGCTGAAACCCCATCGTCTGGTTCTATTGGATTGGGGTCAATCAGTGGAACAGTAGGAGAAATCAGAACTTATAGTATGACTACTATATCACAAGGTAATGGTGGgttatcaaaattcaatcaaaatGGTTTAgaaatgaagaatttgtcatttgttaaattaattgGGGTTTCTTTTATTGCATTcatttcattcattttattaatataG